Proteins co-encoded in one Lacerta agilis isolate rLacAgi1 chromosome 6, rLacAgi1.pri, whole genome shotgun sequence genomic window:
- the LOC117047862 gene encoding complement factor H-like gives MHLISSFSSLEICVLKEPPNGFFTERRNQFNLNDKISYRCRSGFTTPQGLEIGDIQCHEEGWKPEPKCIKTCQVPTQNNEIFNTSRIGFLQYMRRFLLENGLLDPRTTNISTEDVVKFSCRRGYTRVGPDSAQCYHFGWSPQPQRVKVNFIVCRDYIPYYHVYSKIITSHPCQPPSSITDGTISSDLQEEYKHGEKVEYKCDIGFAMTGSKLIECVDGQWTSLPLCKEEPRTCEAPPNIRNGRSVTVDSDTYQHGETVSYECNEGFFIVGTKEVVCLHGQWELPLCIDVAAKCTRPPNAEFVPLASLEKRFNHNNVVTYTCGSYQHKTKCVNGKWSPDPECTAFCPPPPQLPNAVDITDMRNYKSGEEISFRCQENFLLQGPRKIKCDNGKWQTPPRCFDARCGDPPAIDHGEVNISSQRKYLSGESVEYHCHEGFELGGSSTSTCKNREWSPPPTCREKSCGSPPRLIDAAYEGLIKTHYEPGEILHFKCIPGYATEGPRNITCQKGKWSKASTCEDATCREPPAVAGAEIVAGTAETYLPDHEVYYQCHEGFEISGLANVTCQNKEWSEPPTCVDVTCPPPPRIANGQVITNLKQRYLPLEKVRYRCFQGYSLFGAYTVKCVNKEWTESPSCIAAEGKCGPPPPIENGDFLGTATSEYMPGAKVRYKCQALYNMQGNQYVRCDNGHWTDTPTCRAPCTATEEDMNQNNIQLKWAPHKKIYSASGDVTEFACKRGFWPDPSSPPFRATCTEGKLDYPRCIRRQQK, from the exons ATGCATCTAATATCTTCCTTTTCCTCATTAGAAATATGTGTACTCAAGGAACCACCAAACGGCTTTTTCACTGAAAGAAGAAACCAATTTAATTTGAATGACAAAATATCATATCGCTGTCGTTCTGGCTTCACAACTCCACAAGGACTTGAAATAGGTGATATACAATGCCATGAAGAAGGGTGGAAGCCTGAACCAAAGTGTATCA AGACATGCCAAGTACCAACTCAAAATAATGAAATCTTTAACACAAGTCGAATCGGTTTTCTT CAATACATGCGAAGGTTCCTTCTGGAGAACGGGCTACTTGACCCTAGAACAACCAATATCAGCACAGAGGACGTGGTGAAATTTTCCTGCCGCAGAGGCTACACAAGAGTTGGGCCTGACTCTGCCCAGTGTTATCATTTTGGATGGTCTCCACAGCCCCAACGTGTAAAG GTAAATTTCATCGTATGCAGGGATTACATTCCTTACTACCATGTGTATAGCAAAATTAT CACAAGTCATCCTTGTCAGCCACCCTCCAGCATTACTGATGGTACTATTAGCAGTGACCTTCAGGAAGAATATAAAcatggagaaaaggtggaatacaaGTGTGATATTGGATTTGCAATGACTGGATCAAAGTTAATTGAGTGTGTGGATGGACAGTGGACATCTTTACCACTCTGCAAAG agGAACCCAGAACTTGTGAAGCACCTCCAAACATTAGAAATGGACGCTCTGTCACTGTTGACTCAGATACATATCAGCATGGCGAAACTGTGTCGTATGAATGTAATGAAGGTTTTTTCATTGTTGGAACTAAAGAAGTTGTGTGTCTGCATGGACAGTGGGAGTTACCATTATGTATTG ATGTTGCAGCAAAATGTACCCGTCCACCGAATGCAGAGTTTGTACCACTTGCTTCTCTGGAGAAAAGGTTTAATCACAACAACGTTGTAACCTACACCTGTGGTTCCTATcagcataaaacaaaatgtgTTAATGGAAAATGGTCACCTGATCCAGAATGCACAG cattCTGTCCACCACCACCTCAGCTTCCCAATGCAGTTGACATAACTGATATGAGAAACTACAAGAGTGGTGAGGAGATAAGCTTCAGGTGTCAGGAGAACTTCCTTCTTCAAGGGCCACgaaaaataaaatgtgacaaTGGAAAGTGGCAAACCCCACCACGCTGTTTTG ATGCAAGATGTGGAGACCCCCCTGCAATTGACCATGGTGAGGTAAATATTAGTTCCCAGAGAAAGTATCTTTCTGGTGAAAGTGTGGAGTATCATTGCCATGAAGGTTTTGAACTTGGGGGATCAAGTACTTCAACATGCAAAAATAGGGAGTGGTCCCCACCACCAACTTGCAGAG AAAAGTCATGTGGGAGCCCCCCCAGACTCATTGATGCTGCATATGAAGGATTGATAAAAACTCACTATGAGCCTGGGGAGATATTACATTTCAAGTGCATACCAGGTTATGCTACAGAAGGACCGCGGAATATCACATGCCAAAAGGGAAAGTGGTCAAAAGCTTCAACCTGTGAAG ATGCAACCTGCAGAGAGCCCCCTGCAGTTGCCGGTGCGGAAATTGTGGCAGGGACAGCAGAGACCTATCTGCCTGACCACGAGGTGTATTATCAGTGCCACGAAGGTTTTGAAATATCTGGATTGGCTAATGTAACATGTCAAAATAAAGAGTGGTCAGAACCACCGACATGTGTAG ATGTAACATGCCCTCCCCCACCTCGGATTGCTAACGGTCAGGTTATTACTAATCTCAAGCAAAGGTACTTGCCTCTTGAGAAGGTGCGCTATCGCTGTTTCCAGGGATACAGCCTTTTTGGAGCTTATACAGTAAAGTGTGTGAACAAAGAATGGACAGAATCACCAAGTTGCATAG CTGCTGAGGGAAAATGTGGTCCTCCACCTCCTATTGAAAATGGAGACTTTCTGGGCACGGCAACTTCGGAATATATGCCAGGGGCAAAAGTACGATATAAATGCCAAGCTCTCTACAATATGCAAGGAAATCAATATGTACGATGTGACAACGGGCATTGGACAGATACACCAACATGCAGAG